Below is a genomic region from bacterium.
AAAACCGAACATTAATCCAAAACGTAACTTGCCCCTGTTGGCAGTTTTGTCAGATCATTGTCCGAAATGTAAACCACCGGAAAGATGCTTAAGCCTCGATCCTGGTAAAACTTGAAGTTTATCGGATGAAGAACCTCGCCTACTACCCAATACACTGTCGGGTTTTTCCCGGTCCTCACTAAGGTGCCTTCCGGCGGGGTTAGAAAACTGCCGGCGACCCAGGAATTAACTTCCGATGACGATAGAGTGTAAACGTTTTTAAAATCAAAATTGCGCATCAGGAAAATCTGATAAGTCACAGGAAGGCGCAGGCCCTTATTCATATAATATACAGTGCCGCTATCGGGAGTTTTGATTAAAGTTCCATCGCTAGGCTCTGCATACGAACCCTCGGGAAAGCGTTCTAGCTCGGACATGAACACTTGCTTTGGAACAGCCGTACTGTAACGCTGATTCCTTACAAATGCAGAAATCAGCTGGCGCTTGCCCCCGTTAATATAGTACCAATCGCTGGTACCGATTACCTGAACGATATCGCCGTCGGTAATAGAAATGATTGCATCCTGCAAACTCTTGGCCACGTTAATGCGCCCGCTTCCCATTAGCCCTTTACAAGATTTGCCACCGCACTGATAAAGATTGAGGTTATCAATGTTATCCGCGGTAGAAATAATGCGGTCCCGAATTTGGCGATTAGAAGCCAATGGGAACAAAGATTTTAACAAGGCAGCTTGTGCGCTAACATATGGGGTCGCCAAAGAAGTGCCCGAAGCGTAAGCATAGCTGTCTGGGGCATCCAACCCCGTTGCAGGATCGTGGTTAATAGTAGAGAGAATGCGTCGTCCGGGCGCCGCTACGTCTACGCACGCTTTTCCGTAGTTTGCAAAACTGGGCTTGAGGTCGTTCACATCCGTAGCGGTAACTCCGATCACCATGTTCTTTCCGTTGTCGTTGCAAATCGGAAACACCGGTTCAATATCCAAATTGCCGCCGGTAATGGCTACATCGTTCCCGGCCGCCGCTACTACCACCACGTTTTTATCAAACGCGTAAGTAATAGCATTTGCCAAGGTAGTGTCGTGCGAAAATCCGATGCCACCCAATGATAAATTGATAATATTAGCACCGTTGTCGGCTGCCCATACAATTCCTTCGGAAAGATTGCTGGCAGAACCGCTGCCACTGGTATTAAGCGCCTTTATCGGCATTAAGGTCACGCTCCAATTGGCCCCGCTGATACCAGTAGCATTATTTGTGACAGCCCCTATTACTCCAGAAACCAAAGTACCGTGGCCGTTATCATCTGAGTTTGTATAATTGATAATTTTCTTTCCAGTCATCACATTATACCCGTCGATAAAACGAGTCGCGCGAATATCTTCGTGAGTACGGTCGATGCCGGTATCGATTACGGCAACAACGGTTGCAGTATTGCCTTTAGTTTTATCCCAGCCTTCGATAAATTTAGCTTTGGCTAACCCCCACTGCTTATCTATATTGAATTCATTTGTGCTGAAGCCTGGGTCGTTAGGCAGCTGAGTAACCGTGAGCTGCTCAGCCTGTACAGCCTGGTTGTATTCAACATATGCGGCGCTGGCTGGCGACTGCCCTACCAGTTTCTGACGCACTGCATTTGCAGGCAAAGAAGACTGGAATGTATAAATATTCTTAAACTGTGCGGCGGAACTGAATTCAAATTCTTTATTGATATTTACCGCCACCTCTCGAAGCAGTGAAGTGTCTGCAGAATTGAGTTTTGTTATATATGAAAAGTTAACCGCGAAGGCCGATGGACTTTCCGTCTGCGCCGCTGCGGAAGCGAACGGCTTGCCGGCGCCGAAAACACCCATGAACAAAATTGCCGCAATTATCGGCAATATTGTATTTCGGCAAATTTTATATTTCAAAAACATGAATTTGGTTGGGGTTCTCTACCTTATTTAGACGCAATTGCAGCCAAAAAGTTTCAGCTATTTATTATATTGACCGCTGAGAGAACGGAGTTTGATTTTAAACAAGTCGATAAGAGACTCGATATACGCGCTTAACGGTACATGCCCGCCGCCGTGCTCGGTCCAGGATACGCCGATCTCTTTGATCTTATAGCCCTTGGCTAAGGCTATGGTAAGCACCTCCA
It encodes:
- a CDS encoding S8 family serine peptidase, which translates into the protein MKYKICRNTILPIIAAILFMGVFGAGKPFASAAAQTESPSAFAVNFSYITKLNSADTSLLREVAVNINKEFEFSSAAQFKNIYTFQSSLPANAVRQKLVGQSPASAAYVEYNQAVQAEQLTVTQLPNDPGFSTNEFNIDKQWGLAKAKFIEGWDKTKGNTATVVAVIDTGIDRTHEDIRATRFIDGYNVMTGKKIINYTNSDDNGHGTLVSGVIGAVTNNATGISGANWSVTLMPIKALNTSGSGSASNLSEGIVWAADNGANIINLSLGGIGFSHDTTLANAITYAFDKNVVVVAAAGNDVAITGGNLDIEPVFPICNDNGKNMVIGVTATDVNDLKPSFANYGKACVDVAAPGRRILSTINHDPATGLDAPDSYAYASGTSLATPYVSAQAALLKSLFPLASNRQIRDRIISTADNIDNLNLYQCGGKSCKGLMGSGRINVAKSLQDAIISITDGDIVQVIGTSDWYYINGGKRQLISAFVRNQRYSTAVPKQVFMSELERFPEGSYAEPSDGTLIKTPDSGTVYYMNKGLRLPVTYQIFLMRNFDFKNVYTLSSSEVNSWVAGSFLTPPEGTLVRTGKNPTVYWVVGEVLHPINFKFYQDRGLSIFPVVYISDNDLTKLPTGASYVLD